In Enterobacter sp. 638, a single window of DNA contains:
- a CDS encoding YccJ family protein yields MPTQQSKAHHVGEWASLRNTSPEIAEAIFEVAEYDEKLAEKIWEEGNDEVLVRAFEKTDKDSLFWGEQTIERKNV; encoded by the coding sequence ATGCCAACTCAACAATCTAAAGCTCATCACGTCGGTGAGTGGGCAAGTCTACGGAATACCTCTCCAGAAATTGCTGAGGCCATCTTTGAAGTCGCGGAATACGACGAAAAACTGGCGGAGAAAATTTGGGAAGAGGGTAATGATGAAGTGCTGGTGCGCGCCTTCGAAAAAACGGACAAAGACTCGCTGTTCTGGGGCGAGCAAACCATCGAACGTAAAAACGTCTGA
- a CDS encoding SDR family oxidoreductase — MTTQHATALITGASSGIGAVYADRLAARGYDLVLVARRESRLQTLAAQLRERYSVAVEILVADLTEDAGIRAVEEVLQSNAAIDTLVNNAGTAQMAPFLAGDIAQHQTINTLNTTALMRLTYAILPRLAQNNRGTLINIASVLSLHARAGSALYSATKAWVLNFTRGLQEEFAESEIRIQAVLPAATATEIWEISGVSMNDLPEGSVMTTDNMVDAALAGLDQGELITIPPMHDVQLWERYEQARLELFSSARTGVPAPRYFKR, encoded by the coding sequence ATGACGACCCAACACGCTACCGCATTGATTACAGGCGCTTCATCCGGGATTGGCGCCGTTTACGCCGATCGTCTTGCCGCTCGCGGCTATGATTTAGTGTTGGTCGCCCGTCGCGAATCGCGGTTACAAACGCTGGCAGCCCAGTTGCGCGAACGCTATAGCGTCGCGGTCGAAATACTGGTCGCGGATCTGACCGAAGACGCAGGCATCCGCGCTGTAGAAGAGGTGCTTCAGAGCAACGCGGCGATCGACACCCTCGTCAACAACGCAGGTACCGCGCAGATGGCCCCGTTCCTGGCGGGCGATATTGCACAACATCAAACGATCAACACTCTCAATACCACCGCGCTGATGCGTCTGACTTACGCCATTTTGCCGCGTCTGGCACAAAATAATCGCGGTACGCTGATCAACATTGCGTCGGTGTTGTCTCTGCACGCCCGTGCTGGCAGCGCGCTGTATAGCGCCACGAAAGCCTGGGTTCTGAATTTCACCCGCGGTTTGCAGGAAGAGTTTGCCGAAAGCGAGATCCGCATTCAGGCCGTGTTACCTGCCGCCACCGCCACGGAGATCTGGGAGATTTCCGGCGTGTCGATGAACGATCTACCGGAAGGTTCGGTCATGACCACCGACAATATGGTGGATGCAGCGCTTGCCGGGCTCGATCAGGGCGAGCTGATAACGATTCCGCCTATGCATGATGTGCAGCTCTGGGAACGTTATGAACAGGCTCGACTGGAGCTGTTTAGCAGCGCCCGCACAGGCGTTCCGGCCCCACGTTATTTCAAACGCTAA
- a CDS encoding helix-turn-helix domain-containing protein yields MAETLELCCEKKSATESCPMTQFVSLISGKWAIPILYRLIVLNAPVRFGELLRAAAPITQKELTKQLRLFEQRGLVSRTIFPEIPPRVEYQITPLGLTLQGALSPLAAWMQEYGGQLEH; encoded by the coding sequence ATGGCGGAAACACTTGAACTGTGCTGTGAAAAAAAATCTGCGACCGAATCCTGCCCGATGACGCAGTTCGTCAGCCTGATCTCAGGAAAATGGGCGATACCCATTCTTTACCGACTGATTGTGCTCAACGCACCCGTGCGATTTGGCGAGTTGCTGCGCGCAGCAGCGCCGATAACGCAAAAAGAGCTGACCAAACAGCTGCGTTTATTTGAACAGCGCGGGCTGGTCTCACGCACGATATTCCCCGAGATCCCGCCGCGCGTGGAATATCAAATCACGCCGCTGGGGCTGACGCTTCAAGGGGCGCTTTCGCCGCTGGCCGCCTGGATGCAGGAATACGGCGGACAGCTGGAGCACTGA
- a CDS encoding general stress protein yields the protein MANHRGGSGNFAEDRDRASEAGRKGGQQSGGNFKNDPQRASEAGKKGGKNSHGSNKS from the coding sequence ATGGCAAACCATCGTGGTGGGTCAGGTAATTTCGCTGAAGACCGTGACAGAGCATCAGAAGCAGGTCGTAAAGGTGGCCAGCAGAGCGGGGGGAACTTCAAAAATGATCCTCAGCGCGCATCCGAAGCTGGCAAAAAAGGGGGTAAAAATAGTCATGGGAGTAACAAAAGTTAG
- the wrbA gene encoding NAD(P)H:quinone oxidoreductase — MAKVLVLYYSMYGHIETMAHAIAEGANKVDGVEVVIKRVPETMNAEAFLKAGGKTQNAPQATPQELADYDAIIFGTPTRFGNMSGQMRTFLDQTGGLWATGALYGKLASVFSSTGTGGGQEQTITSTWTTLAHHGMVIVPIGYGAQELFDVSAVRGGTPYGATTIAGGDGSRQPSQEELAIARFQGEHVAGLAKKLNG; from the coding sequence ATGGCTAAAGTTCTGGTGCTCTATTATTCCATGTACGGACACATCGAAACCATGGCTCACGCCATTGCGGAAGGTGCGAATAAAGTTGATGGCGTTGAGGTGGTGATAAAGCGCGTTCCTGAAACCATGAATGCGGAAGCGTTCCTGAAAGCTGGCGGTAAAACGCAGAATGCCCCGCAAGCGACGCCACAAGAGCTGGCTGACTATGATGCGATTATTTTTGGTACGCCAACCCGTTTCGGCAATATGTCCGGGCAAATGCGGACGTTCCTCGATCAAACCGGCGGCCTGTGGGCAACGGGCGCGCTGTACGGCAAACTCGCCAGCGTCTTTAGCTCAACCGGAACTGGTGGCGGCCAGGAACAGACCATCACCTCAACCTGGACGACGCTTGCGCATCACGGGATGGTGATTGTGCCGATTGGCTACGGGGCACAAGAGTTGTTTGATGTTTCGGCGGTTCGCGGCGGCACGCCTTACGGCGCAACGACGATTGCAGGCGGTGACGGTTCGCGTCAGCCGAGCCAGGAAGAGCTGGCTATTGCGCGTTTCCAGGGTGAACACGTCGCGGGTCTCGCCAAAAAACTGAACGGTTAA
- a CDS encoding helix-turn-helix domain-containing protein, translating to MKRTRLEESTCPVARSLDIIGDWWSLLIVRDALRGLKRFGEFQKSLGIAKNMLASRLKQLVEEGILVLQPASDGSAWQEYVLTEKGRALQTVLVALSQWGNDFLFADNEFGSVLVDAQNRRPLRRLTIVSNDGRELSPDDVVTKLP from the coding sequence GTGAAACGAACCCGTCTTGAAGAAAGCACCTGCCCTGTCGCCCGCTCGCTGGATATCATCGGCGACTGGTGGTCGTTGCTGATTGTTCGCGACGCGCTGCGCGGTCTCAAACGCTTCGGCGAATTTCAGAAAAGCCTCGGGATTGCAAAAAATATGCTCGCCTCCCGCCTCAAACAGCTGGTTGAAGAAGGCATTCTCGTCCTGCAACCCGCCTCCGACGGCAGCGCCTGGCAGGAATATGTTCTGACCGAAAAAGGCCGCGCCCTGCAAACCGTGTTGGTTGCGCTGTCGCAATGGGGAAATGATTTCCTGTTTGCTGACAATGAGTTTGGCAGTGTTCTGGTGGATGCGCAAAATCGCCGGCCGCTGCGCAGGCTGACCATCGTGTCGAACGACGGACGCGAATTGTCCCCCGACGATGTGGTGACAAAACTGCCTTAA
- a CDS encoding aryl-sulfate sulfotransferase: MTLSHVNAAPAPRPSIAQGINPDDPIVVSHNQIYSALMEQVTTSHTQDNALVFLDPFTTSPLSFYIGLWSDASDTATISVSDAQGKFPILTFTQPVVAGANLIPAAGLLPGIQNKITVISASGSTLLPLIETAPLPPTDAEVSDPTDPANYNLFPQITVNSLATDESLLADGLYFISYFDRNNLALDNKGNVRWYTVKSMPSNNLLRLENGHFVSSAVAQSGYLKMYEFDMVGRVHAMYDLDNACHHSLYQQSSTYAYKGVNNCLVAASEYMPGMRPDGGLSIEDGVSIISLETGEEIDYYDMVQVLGLSRATRPSNPPDTAGGTLDWLHINQAYINETNNMLITSGRNQSAVFGLKVGTYDLSFIMGTHGDWPEELSRYLLTPLRADGTPYDLTDPQQAQEADAVFWNWGQHNVLEIPNATPGIIDISLFNNSNYRSRSDANSVLPQDNESRIGHYRINLNTMTVQMLAEYTSGAEGYSSLCGCKQEMPNGNIVVSFGGALFDSNGLPLTCDPGYSDVALEPGNGDVEGRLPLREMNAEGIILQDITISSGLYRNSGNIPPSQTGFYRYNITCFRMYKLPLFG; the protein is encoded by the coding sequence ATGACGCTCTCTCATGTCAACGCTGCGCCCGCGCCCCGTCCGTCAATTGCTCAGGGGATTAATCCTGACGATCCTATTGTGGTGAGCCATAACCAGATTTACAGCGCTTTAATGGAACAAGTGACGACTTCGCATACCCAGGATAATGCCCTCGTATTTTTGGATCCCTTTACCACGTCACCGTTAAGCTTTTATATTGGCCTGTGGTCTGATGCTAGCGATACGGCCACCATTAGCGTATCTGATGCACAGGGTAAATTCCCTATCTTGACGTTTACCCAACCCGTTGTGGCGGGTGCCAATTTAATTCCCGCTGCCGGATTACTACCTGGCATTCAAAATAAGATTACGGTGATTTCTGCATCAGGATCAACGCTTTTACCATTAATTGAAACCGCGCCTTTACCCCCGACCGATGCAGAAGTCAGCGATCCAACCGACCCCGCCAACTATAATTTATTCCCGCAGATTACGGTGAATTCACTCGCAACCGATGAATCACTTCTGGCCGACGGGCTTTATTTTATCTCGTATTTTGATCGTAATAATCTTGCGCTGGATAACAAAGGAAATGTGCGCTGGTATACGGTGAAATCGATGCCATCGAATAATTTATTGCGTCTGGAAAATGGGCATTTCGTCTCTTCCGCTGTCGCCCAAAGCGGTTATCTGAAGATGTATGAATTCGATATGGTTGGCCGCGTTCATGCCATGTACGATCTTGATAACGCCTGTCATCATTCGTTATATCAGCAGTCTTCCACCTACGCCTATAAAGGCGTGAATAACTGTTTGGTTGCTGCATCGGAATATATGCCGGGCATGCGGCCTGACGGTGGATTAAGCATTGAGGATGGCGTATCCATCATCAGTCTCGAAACTGGTGAGGAGATTGATTACTACGATATGGTGCAGGTTTTAGGGTTGAGTCGCGCAACACGTCCATCTAACCCACCGGATACGGCCGGTGGCACGCTTGACTGGCTGCATATTAACCAGGCGTATATCAACGAAACGAATAATATGTTGATCACATCCGGTCGTAATCAGAGTGCCGTCTTTGGCCTGAAAGTGGGGACATACGACCTGAGCTTCATTATGGGGACTCACGGTGACTGGCCTGAAGAACTGAGCCGTTATCTGCTGACACCTTTGAGAGCCGACGGGACGCCATACGACCTTACCGATCCTCAACAGGCGCAAGAAGCGGATGCCGTGTTCTGGAACTGGGGTCAACACAATGTACTGGAAATCCCCAATGCGACGCCGGGCATCATTGATATTTCGCTGTTCAATAACAGCAACTATCGCTCGCGATCTGACGCCAACAGCGTGTTGCCGCAGGACAATGAGAGCCGAATTGGCCACTACCGCATTAATCTGAATACCATGACGGTACAAATGCTGGCTGAGTACACCTCTGGCGCAGAGGGCTACAGCAGCTTGTGCGGCTGTAAGCAGGAAATGCCCAACGGGAATATCGTCGTCAGCTTCGGCGGCGCGCTGTTCGACAGCAACGGACTGCCGCTCACCTGCGATCCGGGCTACAGCGATGTGGCTTTAGAACCAGGAAACGGTGACGTGGAAGGGCGGCTGCCGCTTCGTGAAATGAATGCAGAGGGCATAATTCTGCAGGATATTACGATCAGCTCAGGGCTTTATAGAAATAGCGGAAATATTCCACCTTCACAGACCGGATTTTATCGCTATAACATCACGTGCTTCCGCATGTATAAACTGCCGCTATTTGGCTAA
- the agp gene encoding bifunctional glucose-1-phosphatase/inositol phosphatase: protein MRKALLAIAVAGSVMMTSGVQAQTAPEGYQLQQVLIMSRHNLRAPLGNNGSVLEQSTPKKWPEWEVPGGQLTTKGGVLEVYMGHYMREWLAEQGMVTTGECPPANAVYTYANSLQRTVATAQFFITGAFPGCDVPVHHQEKMGTMDPTFNPVITDNSPEFREKALKAMETERQGMKLDESYKLLEQMTNFANSPSCKEKKVCSLTEAKDTFSAEYEKEPGVSGPLKVGNSLVDAFTLQYYEGFPLDQVAWGEIKTDQQWRVLSQLKNGYQDSLFTSTEVARNVAKPLVKYIDNALVTDQAKAPKITVLVGHDSNIASLLTALDFKPYQLHDQHERTPIGGKIVFQRWHDKNANRELMKIEYVYQSSEQLRNADVLSLKSPAQRVTLELKGCPIDANGFCPIDQFNTLMNDAAK from the coding sequence ATGAGAAAAGCACTACTGGCAATCGCAGTGGCAGGATCGGTGATGATGACTTCTGGTGTACAGGCGCAAACCGCCCCGGAAGGCTATCAGCTGCAACAGGTCTTGATCATGAGCCGCCACAATCTGCGCGCACCGCTGGGCAACAACGGCAGCGTTCTTGAACAGTCAACACCCAAAAAATGGCCGGAATGGGAAGTGCCGGGCGGACAACTAACCACTAAGGGCGGCGTGCTCGAAGTGTATATGGGTCATTACATGCGTGAATGGTTGGCAGAGCAGGGGATGGTGACGACGGGGGAATGTCCACCGGCCAACGCGGTCTATACCTATGCCAACAGCCTGCAGCGCACCGTTGCTACCGCGCAGTTCTTTATCACCGGCGCGTTCCCTGGCTGTGATGTCCCGGTCCATCATCAGGAAAAAATGGGCACCATGGACCCGACCTTTAACCCGGTGATTACCGATAACTCGCCTGAATTCCGCGAAAAAGCATTAAAAGCGATGGAAACTGAGCGTCAGGGCATGAAGCTTGATGAAAGCTACAAGCTGCTGGAGCAGATGACGAATTTTGCCAACTCTCCGTCCTGCAAAGAGAAAAAAGTCTGCTCTCTGACCGAGGCGAAAGACACATTTAGCGCGGAATATGAAAAAGAGCCGGGCGTTTCAGGTCCGCTGAAAGTGGGCAATTCGCTGGTGGATGCTTTTACTCTGCAATATTACGAAGGGTTCCCGCTGGACCAGGTGGCCTGGGGTGAAATCAAAACCGATCAGCAGTGGCGCGTGCTGTCACAGCTGAAAAATGGCTATCAGGATTCGCTGTTCACCTCGACTGAAGTCGCGCGTAACGTCGCTAAACCGCTGGTAAAATACATTGATAACGCGCTGGTGACCGATCAGGCAAAAGCACCCAAAATTACGGTGCTGGTGGGGCATGATTCCAATATCGCCTCGTTGCTGACTGCGCTGGACTTCAAGCCGTATCAACTTCATGACCAGCACGAGCGCACGCCGATTGGCGGGAAAATCGTCTTCCAGCGCTGGCATGACAAGAACGCAAATCGCGAACTGATGAAAATTGAGTATGTGTATCAAAGCTCGGAGCAGTTACGTAACGCTGATGTGCTGTCCCTGAAATCACCCGCCCAGCGCGTGACGCTTGAGCTGAAAGGGTGCCCAATCGATGCCAACGGCTTCTGTCCGATTGATCAATTTAATACGCTGATGAACGACGCGGCAAAATAA
- a CDS encoding SDR family oxidoreductase yields the protein MSRLAGKYTLITGGTTGIGLATAQEFIAEGAHVAVTGRNPETLAEAKRILGDSAWVIPADAGDIAAQKQLAETIAARWPRLDAVFINAGDVTHGLIEEWREDAWDRLMGINLKGPFFLIQALLPLLNNPSSVILCGSVSARIGLPTSSVYSASKAGLLSLARTLSAELLPRGIRVNGLSPGPVETPAMNKLGLSEDAQKAMQADIINLVPLGRMGTPNELAKAALYLASDESSYTVGTDLLVDGGTGSL from the coding sequence ATGAGTCGTTTAGCAGGTAAATACACCCTGATTACCGGTGGCACCACCGGGATTGGGCTGGCGACAGCGCAGGAGTTTATCGCCGAGGGGGCCCACGTTGCAGTCACAGGACGCAACCCGGAAACGCTCGCCGAGGCGAAGCGAATTTTGGGTGATAGCGCCTGGGTGATCCCTGCTGATGCAGGCGACATTGCGGCGCAAAAGCAGCTGGCAGAAACGATAGCTGCCCGCTGGCCACGGCTGGATGCGGTGTTTATCAACGCCGGAGATGTGACGCATGGACTCATCGAAGAGTGGCGTGAAGATGCCTGGGATCGCCTGATGGGCATCAACCTTAAAGGTCCGTTCTTTTTAATTCAGGCGCTGCTGCCGCTGCTGAATAATCCGTCGTCCGTGATCCTGTGCGGGTCCGTCAGCGCGCGGATTGGGTTGCCTACCAGTAGCGTTTACTCGGCCAGCAAAGCCGGTTTACTGTCACTTGCGCGCACGCTGTCGGCGGAACTGTTACCGCGCGGAATTCGCGTCAATGGCTTAAGCCCAGGTCCGGTGGAAACCCCGGCGATGAACAAGCTTGGCCTGAGCGAAGACGCGCAAAAAGCCATGCAGGCTGACATCATCAATCTGGTTCCATTGGGACGGATGGGAACGCCTAACGAGCTGGCAAAAGCCGCGCTGTATCTGGCATCCGATGAGTCGAGTTATACGGTGGGCACAGACCTGCTGGTCGATGGCGGCACGGGGAGCTTGTAG